Proteins co-encoded in one Oncorhynchus masou masou isolate Uvic2021 chromosome 22, UVic_Omas_1.1, whole genome shotgun sequence genomic window:
- the dennd11 gene encoding DENN domain-containing protein 11, with product MVEQSDRAPLLDWEEIPPNELTQAVPAPAKENGSESNPPDGRSLGSTALAIGWNTSSGGPVSVTTIPSVNRSPHLDHPGPWGVPSPIHADSRISLKERLGWEEKDQIVAVFVVTFDTRSGNMVEWCLPQDVNLDGVEFKSMASGSHRIAKDFIYFRKGCYFGLACFANMPVESELERGARMKSVGILSPSYTLLYRYMHFLENQVRHQLQCPGSYSPLEAFYEDKKAVLPPAGNGLVTACPTSAWVPAINRCMHPEMKITHPAGCMSQFIHFFGEQIMVLWKFALLRKRILIFSPPPVGVVCYRVYCCCSLANISIPGIGVSVPEFRPFFYINVADIAALATEMSYVACTTEKIFEEKKELYDVYVDNQNVKTHRDSLQPLLRLNGVDREKYRKLSEQRQLLLYTQEVDGDCTSNEEDLFILFFMEQNNRIFQTLSEVAASADPTLTAEHVRAMGLDPQADRTFLVDLLELYGIDAMLVIDNPCCP from the exons ATGGTCGAGCAGTCGGATCGCGCTCCACTGCTCGACTGGGAGGAGATTCCACCAAACGAACTGACCCAGGCGGTTCCCGCTCCAGCAAAAGAAAATGGATCGGAATCAAATCCGCCAGACGGCCGCTCTCTGGGCAGCACCGCGCTCGCCATCGGGTGGAACACTAGCTCTGGGGGTCCAGTAAGTGTAACAACCATTCCCAGCGTGAACAGGAGCCCTCACCTTGACCACCCTGGCCCATGGGGTGTTCCCAGCCCCATCCATGCCGACTCTAGAATATCTCTGAAAGAACGACTGGGATGGGAGGAAAAGGACCAAATAGTGGCTGTGTTTGTGGTAACCTTTGACACAAGATCAG GTAACATGGTGGAATGGTGCTTACCCCAAGACGTGAATCTTGATGGAGTGGAATTCAAGTCAATGGCGAGCGGATCACACAGAATCGCCAAGGACTTCAT ATATTTCCGTAAAGGCTGCTACTTTGGGCTGGCTTGTTTTGCTAACATGCCCGTTGAGAGTGAATTGGAGAGAGGGGCGCGGATGAAATCTGTGGGTATTCTGTCTCCCTCTTACACGCTCCTTTATCGCTACATGCACTTCCTGGAGAACCAGGTTAG acaccagcTCCAGTGCCCTGGCTCGTATTCTCCTTTGGAGGCCTTCTATGAAGATAAGAAAGCTGTGCTGCCCCCAGCAGGGAACGGCCTTGTCACTGCTTGTCCAACCAGTGCTTGGGTCCCAGCCATCAACCGCTGCATGCACCCAGAGATGAAG ATCACCCACCCGGCCGGCTGCATGTCCCAGTTCATCCACTTCTTTGGGGAGCAGATCATGGTGCTGTGGAAGTTTGCCCTGCTCCGAAAACGAATCCTTATCTTCTCCCCACCACCTGTGGGTGTCGTGTGCTACAGGG TGTACTGCTGTTGCTCTCTGGCCAACATCTCTATACCTGGGATAGGTGTGTCTGTGCCTGAGTTCCGCCCCTTCTTCTACATCAATGTGGCAGACATTGCTGCCCTGGCAACAGAGATGTCATACGTGGCTT gtacgACAGAGAAGATCTTTGAGGAGAAGAAGGAACTGTATGATGTGTATGTTGACAACCAGAATGTGAAGACACACAGAGATAGCCTTCAGCCACTACTCCGGCTGAATGGGGTGGACCGGGAGAAGTATAGGAAACTCAGCGAACAGAG GCAACTGCTACTTTACACTCAGGAGGTGGATGGAGACTGCACATCAAATGAGGAGGACCTCTTTATCCT ATTTTTCATGGAGCAGAATAACCGTATCTTCCAGACTCTATCGGAGGTGGCGGCGAGTGCGGACCCCACCCTGACGGCAGAGCACGTGAGGGCCATGGGGCTGGACCCTCAGGCAGACCGCACTTTCCTGGTGGACCTGCTGGAGCTCTATGGCATTGATGCCATGCTGGTGATCGATAACCCCTGCTGCCCCTGA
- the bida gene encoding BH3 interacting domain death agonist — protein sequence MDCGDVQCTPLVFLTFLQQQSCSSAELRIELDSLARELKLTQDINGNGLGLNIHEEGELQTDGHFCSSSSILLEGLEPQAALAWPYNPADEEALRGVAAGLIEIADQLERSVMAQAAENLTKKLQKYSVGLWKHHLALEVEWVKKQGLGPVLDYLPQEKVIMALTLTLVKGVCEHAPLLLRNLFSTAVQFINPTVAR from the exons ATGGACTGTGGGGATGTTCAGTGCACTCCCCTGGTCTTTCTGACTTTCCTTCAACAGCAGAGCTGCAGCAGTGCGGAGCTCCGCATAGAGCTGGACTCATTGGCCCGGGAGCTGAAGCTAACCCAGGACATAAACGGCAATGGTCTGGGTCTTAACATCCACGAGGAGGGCGAGCTTCAGACAGATGGACACttctgcagcagcagtagtatctTACTAGAGGGGCTTGAGCCTCAGGCTGCACTGGCATGGCCCT ACAACCCTGCCGATGAAGAAGCCCTGAGAGGTGTCGCTGCAGGGCTGATTGAAATAGCTGATCAGCTTGAGCGTAGTGTGATGGCCCAGGCTGCTGAGAATCTGACCAAGAAACTGCAGAAGTATTCCGTTGGG CTATGGAAGCACCACCTAGCCCTGGAAGTGGAGTGGGTGAAGAAGCAGGGCCTGGGCCCCGTGCTGGACTATCTACCCCAGGAGAAGGTGATCATGGCCCTCACTCTGACCCTGGTGAAGGGGGTGTGTGAGCACGCCCCCCTACTGCTCCGTAATCTGTTCAGCACAGCAGTTCAGTTCATAAACCCGACCGTGGCCAGGTGA
- the wee2 gene encoding wee1-like protein kinase 2 encodes MAMGSDWTVQNLDFSSCGEEEGSDSSLDEWSSRNPQLLSPNSVCRTPIVQRHCTRSFTISPSIPVSPTTPIPYAAWRKLRLCDSPSTPKSLLSKSALPSSSTKICRNQRALRFATSTDPAQCSRMPSVNVNPFTPDTFHRTREHYKRKSRRSDDDDYGCRMKPSHTSSEEDDDAFLPSKRQAVQAFMLSRYESEFLELGHIGAGEFGVVCKCVKRLDGCLYAIKRSRRPLAGSANEQLALKEVYAHAVLGHHPHVVRYYSAWAEDDHMIIQNEYCDGGSLHDAILEKEASGELFPELELRDLLLHVSMGLKYIHSSGLVHLDIKPSNIFICQCSSAGGAGESEEEEDGGPSTGVVYKIGDLGHVTSSSSPQVEEGDSRFLASEVLHEDYSNLPKADIFALGLTVLLAAGSPPLPQNGDEWHSLRRAQLPSLPQELSPAFRSLIQTLLDPEPSQRPSASALCRQPVLRKERTGKLAAQLRRELNVERFRTAMLEKELQEARLSTLSPQQAFPPSLQHPINTGSLSKAGRRLVGRNAARSMSFGCPGYGV; translated from the exons ATGGCCATGGGAAGTGACTGGACGGTGCAAAACTTGGACTTCTCAAGCTGTGGCGAGGAAGAGGGTAGTGACAGCAGTTTGGATGAATGGAGCTCCAGAAATCCTCAGCTCCTAAGTCCCAACTCTGTGTGCAGGACACCCATAGTGCAGCGTCATTGCACCAGGAGCTTCACCATATCCCCATCCATCCCAGTTTCACCGACCACCCCCATTCCCTATGCCGCCTGGAGGAAACTGAGGCTCTGTGACTCCCCCAGTACTCCCAAG AGTCTGCTGTCCAAGTCAGCTCTGCCCAGTTCCAGCACCAAGATATGCCGCAATCAGAGGGCTCTGCGTTTCGCCACTTCCACTGACCCTGCCCAGTGCAGCCGCATGCCCTCTGTCAATGTGAACCCCTTCACCCCCGACACGTTCCACAGGACCAGGGAGCACTACAAGAGGAAGAGTCGGAGGAGTGACGATGACGACTATGGATGCAG AATGAAACCAAGCCATACGTCAtcagaggaggatgatgatgcaTTTCTCCCGTCCAAG AGGCAGGCTGTCCAGGCTTTCATGCTGTCCAGGTATGAGAGTGAATTTCTGGAGCTTGGACACATCGGTGCGGGGGAGTTTGGAGTGGTGTGCAAGTGTGTGAAGAGGCTGGATGGCTGCTTGTACGCCATCAAGCGCTCTCGCCGACCACTTGCCGGGTCTGCCAATGA GCAGCTGGCCTTAAAGGAGGTGTATGCACATGCTGTACTTGGGCATCACCCCCATGTCGTCCGCTATTACTCAGCATGGGCTGAAGATGATCACATGATCATACAGAATGAGTATTGTGACG GTGGGAGTCTCCACGATGCCATATTAGAGAAGGAGGCAAGTGGAGAGCTGTTTCCAGAGCTGGAGTTGAGGGATCTACTTCTGCACGTTTCCATGGGTCTCAAGTATATTCACAGCTCTGGTCTTGTGCACCTAGACATTAAACCCA GTAATATCTTCATCTGCCAATGCTCAAGCGCAGGTGGAGCGGGTgagagtgaggaggaagaggacggaGGCCCTTCAACAGGGGTGGTTTATAAAATTG GTGACCTGGGCCATGTGACATCCAGCAGCAGTCCACAAGTAGAGGAGGGGGACAGCCGCTTCCTCGCCAGCGAGGTCCTGCATGAG GACTACAGCAATCTGCCTAAGGCGGACATATTTGCGCTAGGCCTGACTGTGCTGCTGGCAGCAGGGTCGCCCCCTCTCCCTCAGAATGGAGATGAATGGCACAGTCTCAGACGGGCACAGTTACCCAGCCTGCCCCAGGAGCTCTCCCCTGCTTTCAGAAGTCTAATTCAG ACTCTGCTGGATCCGGAGCCATCTCAACGACCCTCTGCGTCAGCGCTATGCAGACAACCTGttttgaggaaggagaggactgggaagCTTGCTGCTCAACTGCGCAGAGAGCTCAATGTGGAGAGGTTCAGGACAGCCATGCTGGAAAA AGAGCTGCAGGAGGCTCGTTTGTCAACACTGTCCCCACAGCAGGCTTTCCCCCCTAGTCTACAGCATCCCATTAATACAGGGTCGTTGTCCAAAGCTGGGCGGAGGCTGGTCGGTAGGAATGCTGCCCGGTCCATGAGCTTTGGATGCCCAGGGTATGGAGTGTGA